A window of the Glaciimonas sp. CA11.2 genome harbors these coding sequences:
- a CDS encoding chemotaxis protein CheB, translated as MTRRDIVVIGGSAGSLSGLKILIAGLPSTLPAALLIVTHIPSNMRSFLGEILNRTGSLPAIHPVNGDPVINGYIYLPTAGKHLLVENGRILLSCACKEKFSRPCIDVLFRSAATCYGSRVIGIVLSGALDDGTAGLEVIKKHGGIALVQSLDEAPYRSMPSNAIERVAVDGVMKMADMANAVVQFVQPKLYGTA; from the coding sequence ATGACCCGACGAGACATAGTAGTAATTGGTGGATCGGCTGGCAGTCTGAGTGGATTGAAAATTCTCATAGCCGGCCTGCCGTCAACGCTACCGGCAGCTTTGCTTATCGTTACGCACATACCGTCGAATATGCGTAGTTTTTTGGGAGAGATACTTAACCGCACTGGTTCCCTTCCTGCAATACATCCTGTTAATGGTGATCCCGTCATCAATGGATATATCTATCTGCCAACAGCTGGCAAGCATCTTTTAGTAGAAAATGGCCGAATTCTATTGTCGTGTGCTTGCAAAGAAAAGTTCTCACGTCCCTGTATTGATGTGTTGTTTCGTTCGGCCGCGACATGTTACGGGTCTAGAGTAATCGGAATTGTGCTGTCGGGCGCTCTGGATGATGGAACTGCCGGACTGGAGGTAATCAAAAAGCATGGCGGGATTGCGTTAGTCCAGTCGCTAGATGAGGCACCTTATCGTTCTATGCCGAGTAACGCGATCGAACGCGTTGCCGTAGATGGCGTCATGAAGATGGCGGACATGGCAAATGCCGTCGTACAATTTGTCCAGCCAAAGCTATACGGGACTGCGTAA
- a CDS encoding phage portal protein, translating into MGTATTTDLATTAIPATSDKTANAAAGFEAFTFGDPTPVLDHAEILDSLECWSNGRWYEPPVNYAGLTKSFNSSVHHSSAIYFKANILTSTFVPTPLLSRDAFKRLTLDFLTFGNAYLEKRVSRSGKLLSLAHALAKYVRRGRDLDQYYFVRGWQEEYAFRTGSLCHLMDPDVNQEVYGVPQYLSALQSAWLNEAATLFRRKYYKNGSHAGFIFYMTDAAANNADVDNLRQAMRDSKGPGNFRNLFMYAPNGKKDGIQILPVSDVAAKDEFFNIKGVTRDDVLAAHRVPPQLLGIMPNNTGGFGAVEPAARVFARNELVPLQSQFLAINDWAGQEVVKFDDYVLVTGESKTNERAAS; encoded by the coding sequence ATGGGCACGGCTACCACCACCGACCTCGCTACCACCGCAATACCGGCGACGAGCGACAAGACAGCAAATGCCGCGGCAGGCTTCGAAGCCTTCACGTTTGGCGATCCGACCCCGGTACTCGACCACGCCGAGATCCTTGATAGTTTGGAATGCTGGTCGAACGGGCGCTGGTATGAGCCACCTGTCAATTATGCCGGGTTGACAAAATCGTTTAACTCCAGCGTCCACCACAGCAGCGCGATCTACTTCAAAGCCAACATCCTGACCTCGACGTTTGTGCCGACACCTCTACTGTCACGCGATGCCTTCAAACGGCTGACGCTGGACTTTTTAACCTTTGGCAATGCGTACCTGGAGAAGCGGGTCAGCCGCAGCGGCAAGCTGTTATCGCTGGCGCATGCGCTAGCCAAATACGTGCGGCGCGGGCGCGATCTGGACCAGTATTATTTCGTGCGCGGCTGGCAGGAAGAATACGCGTTTCGCACCGGCTCACTGTGTCACCTGATGGACCCCGACGTGAATCAGGAAGTCTACGGCGTGCCGCAATATCTGAGTGCGCTGCAGTCCGCATGGCTCAATGAAGCGGCGACCTTATTTCGGCGCAAGTATTACAAGAACGGCTCCCACGCCGGATTCATCTTTTACATGACCGATGCGGCCGCAAACAACGCCGACGTGGACAACCTGCGTCAGGCCATGCGCGACAGCAAAGGGCCGGGTAACTTCCGCAATCTGTTCATGTACGCACCGAACGGTAAGAAAGACGGTATCCAGATTCTGCCGGTCTCGGACGTAGCGGCGAAGGATGAATTCTTCAACATCAAAGGCGTGACCCGCGACGACGTCCTGGCCGCACACCGCGTTCCACCTCAGCTGCTCGGCATCATGCCCAATAACACCGGCGGCTTCGGAGCCGTCGAACCGGCAGCGCGGGTGTTTGCCCGTAACGAACTGGTCCCGCTGCAATCGCAATTTTTAGCCATCAATGACTGGGCCGGACAAGAGGTTGTGAAGTTTGACGACTATGTACTGGTAACCGGCGAATCCAAGACCAATGAAAGGGCAGCATCATGA